The Actinomyces viscosus genome segment AGGGCCAGCGAGGTCTTACCGGTCCCGGGCGCCCCCAGGACGACGACGTTGGAGCCCTCGGCCACGCGATCCAGGACCCGCAGCCCGTCGGCGTCTGCGGAGGGCAGCTCCGGCGCCTCGAGGGGCGGGAGGAGGTGGATCGGGTCCTGGGACATGGGACCATCTCACCACGAGCCACCGACATGGAAGGCGCACCGTTAAGGGATCGTCATCGGCGGCGGGCCCGCAGCCTCCGGGATACTGGCGGCCCGTATGTCCGCGTGGCGCGAAACGGCGCGGTTCTGCGGTGCTCGGACGCATGGTGCGGCCCGGGCGCCTCTAGGATCAGGGCAGGTTCAAGCCGCCTCTCCCCGACGGGCGGCACGCCGCTCAATACGGCACACAGACGATGCGAAGGAGTCCCATGCAGGTCACGATCGGAATCAAGCACGCCAGCCGCGAGCTCTCGCTGGAGACCTCCGACTCTCAGGAGAAGGTGCTGGCCGCAGTGGCCGACGCCAAGACCAAGGCCGTCACCCTCACTGATGACAAGGGCCGGAAGGTCTTCATCCCGGCCGGGTCCCTGGCCTACATCGAGCTCGGCGAGGCCGAGCCCCGCCGAGTCGGCTTCGGTATCTGACCCTGAGCCGCTGTCTCTCGACGACGGTGCCGCCTCCCTCTCCCGGGAGGCGGCACCGTCGCATAACGGAGCGTTGAGGGGTGATGCAGGGGATACGACGTCGACGGGTCGGTACAGTCCCTCTCATGAGGTCACCCACGATTGCGGCCGTGTGCGCCGTCTCCTTCCTCACCAACGGCGTGCTGCAGCTGCTGCTGGCTCTGGGGCTTCCCCTGGGCCGGTTCGTTCTCGGCGGGGCATACACCGTCTCCCCTCCCTTGCTCAGGCCGGTCAACCTGGCCTTCTTCCTGGCCTGGTCCGCCTGCGCCCTTGCCTACCTCAGGTACGGCGGCCTGCTGCGACGTCCTCTGCAGGAACGCACCGCACGCGCCATCGTCTACGCCTCGACCCTGTGGCTGCTCATCGCCTCGGTGTTCAACCTCTTCATCACCACCAGCGCCTTCGAGCGCTATGTCACCGGGACGCTGTCAACCCTCACCGGAGCGCTGAGCCTGTACCTCGTCTGGCGCCATGACGGGCTCCGTCTCTGCCCCTGCCGGATCGACGCCCGGCGTTAGCCTGGAGGCATGGACCAACAGGACGGCCAACCCGGCCACCCCGGCCAACCCGACCAGCGGAGCCTGCTCGCCCAGTGGATCGAGGAGTCCAGACGCATCGTCTTCTTCGGCGGCGCCGGGGTCTCCACGGAGTCGGGCATCCCGGACTTCCGGGGCGCCACGGGCTTCTACCACCAGGACCGCGAGATCCCCCTGGAGCAGGTGCTGTCCATCGACTTCTTCACCGTGCACCCGCAGGCCTACTGGGAGTGGTTCGCCCAGGAGAACGCCCGCGAGGGCGTGGCCCCCAACGCCGCCCACAGGTTCGTAGCCGACCTGGAGCGGGCCGGGAAGCTGTCAGCCGTGGTCACGCAGAACATCGACGGGCTCCACCAGCGGGCCGGCTCCGAGCGGGTCCTCGAGCTCCACGGCAACTGGTCGCGCCTCATCTGCA includes the following:
- a CDS encoding DUF3107 domain-containing protein, which codes for MQVTIGIKHASRELSLETSDSQEKVLAAVADAKTKAVTLTDDKGRKVFIPAGSLAYIELGEAEPRRVGFGI
- a CDS encoding NAD-dependent protein deacylase, encoding MDQQDGQPGHPGQPDQRSLLAQWIEESRRIVFFGGAGVSTESGIPDFRGATGFYHQDREIPLEQVLSIDFFTVHPQAYWEWFAQENAREGVAPNAAHRFVADLERAGKLSAVVTQNIDGLHQRAGSERVLELHGNWSRLICTGCGERFSLSDVEGARSGAVPRCPECASVLRPDIVFYGEMLDNDVVESAVRAISEADLLIVAGTSLVVYPAAGLIDYYTGERLVLMNATPTPYDSRADLIIREPVGQVFQELEHTGHRP